One Nocardioides luti DNA window includes the following coding sequences:
- a CDS encoding FG-GAP-like repeat-containing protein, giving the protein MPPSKTRFITACQQMLALAVVLAALTPAASVVTLDVVREVPGSHGTRTEVVGDLAAYVRASARTSKVPTQVVDAKVQEYPLTAPATSLSSARGKSASLAAATTSLARTKPGTLPGSTELLSRPQPVTGYGTIGVTWAHGVQVPEDEISFDVRWLDHGVWSDWLAMSYHDDHGPDAGSAEARHARPGTDELIVGDVDQVQVRSTSTDGIVPADMQLAVIDPGEEPATAVEKPAIDTNTMDGSTVPAEAAPATPADADTDATTTTGEATDGSLALQAATYTPKPVIYSRAQWGADERMRDKSSLHYFEVHAGFVHHTVNANDYTRAEVPGILRSIYAYHTQSKGWSDIGYNFLVDRFGRIWEGRYGGVDRPVVGAHTLNYNDYSFAMSAIGNYDIHQPSAAMIQAYGALFAWKLSLHGVDASSTKQWVGTKDFQAINGHRDAGQTACPGRYLYAKIPKIRQLAAEAQRGWAGRELESNLASTPHPDLVVRRPSDGHALVIPTGGLTQFTDPVTVAAPWTAADTAVVSPDLTGDGFSDVVVQVAGGAAQVYPGDGVGGLGSPIKKTDDFDGHDLLTAVGDLNGDGRNDLVARRTANGRLDLFAGTGNGGFQRKVLDADTDWNGYNLLVATGDVNGDGKADLMARTPGGSLVLRPGTGSVALGPAVTVSGGWGKFDTVAGYGDFTSDGVADLVVRRAGKPAFLRPGRGDGTFGHQLGPIDRLSGVTAITGGNLTGTAASDVLARKGGSLVLVPNAGTFETGTPIDSGISVRNADLLLNAGDWDRDGFGDIITRKATNGSLFVRRGDGTGHFSKALRIGTGFGGVSLLAAVGDMTGDGLPDLMGQPAGGAIRIYPGNGLAGLSTSYVAHERIKAGEQIPVGRWDGDGAPDTLFRSGNALTLFPGNGPGGLTSPRSLSLDLSPYDWVIGVSDVDLTGRPDLLVRATKTGYLWLLKATATGFEPRRFLGEGMNAYDLAG; this is encoded by the coding sequence ATGCCGCCCAGCAAGACCCGCTTCATCACGGCCTGTCAGCAGATGCTGGCCCTGGCCGTGGTGCTCGCTGCCCTGACCCCCGCCGCCAGTGTCGTGACCCTCGACGTCGTCCGTGAGGTGCCCGGCTCGCACGGCACCCGCACCGAGGTCGTCGGGGACCTCGCCGCCTACGTCCGTGCCTCGGCGCGCACCTCGAAGGTGCCCACCCAGGTGGTCGACGCGAAGGTCCAGGAGTACCCCCTCACCGCGCCCGCCACCTCCCTGTCGAGCGCCCGCGGCAAGAGCGCCTCGCTGGCGGCCGCGACCACCAGCCTGGCCCGGACCAAGCCGGGCACGCTGCCCGGCAGCACCGAGCTGCTCAGCCGCCCGCAGCCGGTCACCGGCTACGGCACCATCGGCGTCACGTGGGCGCACGGCGTCCAGGTCCCCGAGGACGAGATCAGCTTCGACGTCCGCTGGCTCGACCACGGCGTCTGGTCCGACTGGCTCGCGATGAGCTACCACGACGACCACGGCCCCGACGCGGGCTCCGCCGAGGCGCGGCACGCGCGCCCCGGCACCGACGAGCTGATCGTCGGCGACGTCGACCAGGTCCAGGTCCGCTCCACCTCCACCGACGGCATCGTCCCGGCCGACATGCAGCTCGCGGTCATCGACCCGGGCGAGGAGCCGGCGACGGCGGTCGAGAAGCCCGCGATCGACACGAACACGATGGACGGCTCCACGGTGCCCGCCGAGGCCGCGCCCGCCACCCCCGCCGACGCGGACACGGACGCGACGACCACGACCGGCGAGGCGACCGACGGTTCGCTGGCGCTGCAGGCGGCGACGTACACGCCGAAGCCGGTCATCTACTCGCGCGCCCAGTGGGGTGCCGACGAGCGGATGCGCGACAAGAGCTCGCTGCACTACTTCGAGGTGCACGCCGGGTTCGTCCACCACACGGTGAACGCCAACGACTACACGCGCGCCGAGGTGCCCGGGATCCTGCGCAGCATCTACGCGTACCACACCCAGTCCAAGGGCTGGAGCGACATCGGGTACAACTTCCTCGTCGACCGCTTCGGCCGGATCTGGGAGGGCCGCTACGGCGGCGTCGACCGCCCCGTCGTCGGCGCGCACACGCTCAACTACAACGACTACTCCTTCGCGATGTCGGCGATCGGCAACTACGACATCCACCAGCCCAGCGCCGCGATGATCCAGGCGTACGGCGCCCTCTTCGCGTGGAAGCTCTCGCTGCACGGGGTCGACGCGTCGTCGACCAAGCAGTGGGTCGGCACCAAGGACTTCCAGGCGATCAACGGCCACCGTGACGCCGGCCAGACCGCGTGCCCTGGGCGCTACCTGTACGCCAAGATCCCGAAGATCCGGCAGCTCGCGGCGGAGGCGCAGCGGGGCTGGGCCGGGCGCGAGCTGGAGTCGAACCTCGCCTCGACGCCGCACCCCGACCTCGTGGTCCGCCGGCCGAGCGACGGGCACGCCCTGGTGATCCCCACGGGCGGGCTCACGCAGTTCACCGACCCGGTGACCGTCGCGGCCCCCTGGACCGCCGCCGACACGGCCGTCGTCTCGCCCGACCTCACCGGTGACGGCTTCTCGGACGTCGTCGTGCAGGTCGCCGGCGGTGCCGCGCAGGTCTACCCCGGCGACGGGGTGGGCGGCCTCGGCTCGCCGATCAAGAAGACCGACGACTTCGACGGCCACGACCTGCTCACCGCCGTGGGCGACCTGAACGGCGACGGCCGAAACGACCTCGTCGCCCGGCGCACGGCCAACGGCCGCCTCGACCTCTTCGCCGGCACCGGCAACGGCGGCTTCCAGCGCAAGGTGCTCGACGCCGACACGGACTGGAACGGCTACAACCTGCTGGTCGCCACCGGCGACGTGAACGGGGACGGCAAGGCCGACCTGATGGCGCGTACGCCGGGGGGCTCGCTCGTCCTGCGGCCGGGCACCGGCTCGGTGGCGCTCGGGCCGGCCGTCACCGTCTCGGGCGGCTGGGGCAAGTTCGACACCGTGGCCGGCTACGGCGACTTCACCAGCGACGGCGTCGCGGACCTGGTCGTCCGGCGGGCCGGCAAGCCGGCCTTCCTGCGGCCCGGGCGCGGCGACGGCACCTTCGGCCACCAGCTCGGGCCGATCGACCGGCTCTCCGGGGTCACCGCGATCACCGGTGGCAACCTGACCGGGACCGCGGCCTCGGACGTGCTGGCCCGCAAGGGCGGCTCGCTCGTGCTGGTGCCCAACGCCGGCACCTTCGAGACCGGCACCCCGATCGACTCGGGCATCAGCGTGCGCAACGCGGACCTGCTGCTGAACGCCGGCGACTGGGACCGCGACGGCTTCGGCGACATCATCACGCGCAAGGCGACCAACGGCTCGCTCTTCGTCCGCCGCGGCGACGGCACCGGGCACTTCTCCAAGGCTCTCCGGATCGGCACCGGCTTCGGCGGGGTCTCCCTGCTGGCCGCGGTCGGGGACATGACCGGCGACGGCCTGCCGGACCTGATGGGCCAGCCGGCCGGCGGCGCGATCCGGATCTACCCCGGCAACGGGTTGGCCGGGCTCAGCACCAGCTACGTCGCGCACGAGCGGATCAAGGCGGGCGAGCAGATCCCGGTCGGTCGCTGGGACGGCGACGGGGCCCCGGACACGCTGTTCCGCTCCGGCAACGCGCTGACGCTCTTCCCGGGCAACGGACCGGGTGGCCTGACGAGCCCGAGGTCGCTGTCGCTGGACCTCTCGCCGTACGACTGGGTGATCGGCGTCAGCGACGTCGACCTCACCGGGCGCCCGGACCTCCTGGTCCGGGCGACGAAGACCGGCTACCTGTGGCTGCTCAAGGCCACGGCGACGGGCTTCGAGCCGCGACGGTTCCTGGGGGAGGGGATGAACGCCTACGACCTGGCCGGCTGA
- a CDS encoding TIGR03089 family protein: MTTFAAVLSRLLRTDPGRPLVTFYDHATGERVELSVTTYANWVAKTASLLVEEHDLERDQRLRVDLPTHWLGPVFLGAAWTIGLEVLVEDDPAGAAPDAVVCGPDGLEAWAPLADTLPVLACSLRPMGVRFAEPLPPGVHDVGVDVWSQPDAFTAYDPPGEDDPALPGRTQGELWRTAAAGSLLTDGGRLLTEANPASPPGIASFAEPLARGGSLVLVSHAEPGRLEATYVAERATARFP; the protein is encoded by the coding sequence GTGACGACCTTCGCCGCCGTGCTGTCCCGGCTCCTGCGCACCGACCCCGGCCGCCCGCTGGTCACCTTCTACGACCACGCGACCGGCGAGCGCGTGGAGCTCTCGGTGACGACGTACGCCAACTGGGTGGCGAAGACCGCGTCGCTGCTCGTCGAGGAGCACGACCTCGAGCGGGACCAGCGGCTGCGGGTCGACCTGCCGACGCACTGGCTCGGGCCGGTGTTCCTCGGGGCCGCGTGGACGATCGGCCTGGAGGTCCTGGTCGAGGACGACCCGGCCGGCGCGGCCCCGGACGCCGTCGTGTGCGGACCCGACGGTCTCGAGGCCTGGGCCCCGCTGGCCGACACGCTCCCGGTGCTGGCGTGCTCGCTGCGCCCGATGGGCGTCCGCTTCGCCGAGCCGCTGCCGCCCGGCGTGCACGACGTCGGCGTCGACGTCTGGTCGCAGCCGGACGCGTTCACGGCGTACGACCCGCCGGGCGAGGACGACCCGGCACTGCCCGGCCGCACGCAGGGCGAGCTGTGGCGAACGGCCGCCGCCGGGAGTCTCCTCACCGACGGCGGCCGTCTCCTCACGGAGGCGAACCCGGCTTCCCCACCGGGGATCGCCTCGTTTGCGGAGCCGCTCGCACGCGGCGGCTCACTGGTCCTGGTCTCCCACGCCGAGCCGGGACGTCTCGAGGCGACGTACGTCGCCGAGCGCGCCACGGCTCGCTTCCCTTGA
- a CDS encoding mannose-1-phosphate guanylyltransferase, with product MSGIEHFWAVIPAGGAGTRLWPLSRRSSPKFLHDLTGSGRSLLQDTHDRLAPLAGDRFVVVTGEAHHEAVTAQLDGVAPDAVLAEPSPRDSMAAIGLAAARLELADPEAVMGSFAADHVITDRESFGEAVRVAVAAAREDWLVTLGIEPSFPSSAFGYIHVGAEDLPGLAGVRRVESFVEKPSVAVAEEYVASGDYRWNAGMFVARPRVLLDLLAQWHPQFAADLRAIAAAPERLDELWPGLPKIALDHAIAEPAADAGRVAVVPASFDWDDIGDFDSLATLLERAGTGTTVLGDAALVRAVDATGLVVPRSGRVVAVVGLDDVVVVDTHDALLVTTRALAQQVKQVVTGLQEDGHGDLT from the coding sequence ATGTCTGGCATCGAGCACTTCTGGGCCGTGATCCCTGCCGGGGGCGCCGGGACGCGGCTGTGGCCGCTCTCGCGCCGCTCCTCGCCCAAGTTCCTCCACGACCTCACCGGCAGCGGGCGCTCGCTGCTCCAGGACACCCACGACCGGCTGGCGCCGCTCGCGGGCGACCGCTTCGTCGTCGTGACCGGCGAGGCCCACCACGAGGCGGTGACGGCCCAGCTGGACGGCGTCGCGCCCGACGCGGTGCTCGCGGAGCCGAGCCCCCGCGACTCGATGGCCGCGATCGGCCTGGCCGCCGCCCGGCTCGAGCTCGCCGACCCCGAGGCCGTGATGGGCTCGTTCGCCGCCGACCACGTGATCACCGACCGGGAGTCCTTCGGCGAGGCGGTGCGGGTGGCCGTGGCTGCCGCCCGCGAGGACTGGCTGGTCACCCTGGGCATCGAGCCGTCGTTCCCGTCGTCGGCGTTCGGCTACATCCACGTCGGCGCCGAGGACCTGCCCGGCCTGGCCGGCGTACGACGGGTGGAGTCGTTCGTCGAGAAGCCGTCCGTCGCCGTGGCGGAGGAGTACGTCGCCAGCGGGGACTACCGCTGGAACGCGGGCATGTTCGTGGCGCGGCCTCGCGTGCTGCTGGACCTCCTGGCGCAGTGGCACCCGCAGTTCGCCGCGGACCTGCGCGCGATCGCCGCGGCGCCGGAGCGCCTGGACGAGCTGTGGCCGGGGCTGCCGAAGATCGCCCTCGACCACGCCATCGCTGAGCCGGCGGCCGACGCGGGGCGCGTCGCGGTCGTGCCGGCGTCCTTCGACTGGGACGACATCGGCGACTTCGACTCGCTGGCCACCCTGCTGGAGCGGGCCGGGACCGGCACGACCGTGCTGGGCGACGCCGCGCTCGTGCGGGCGGTCGACGCCACCGGGCTGGTGGTGCCCCGCTCGGGGCGGGTCGTCGCGGTCGTCGGGCTCGACGACGTGGTCGTCGTCGACACGCACGACGCCCTGCTGGTGACCACCCGGGCGCTCGCGCAGCAGGTCAAGCAGGTCGTGACCGGCCTCCAGGAGGACGGCCACGGCGACCTGACCTGA
- a CDS encoding DUF3105 domain-containing protein — MAKKPAKSDRQAVIDQIRKKQKGGDRRRGFMIVGVCAAIAILIVAAAAFKPIKDWYDQRKFEGVALEKIGAPASACQKITTKKADGNQDHVPTGTPVDYTTAPPAFGAHWNEAGVAPAAFARKLYTDDRPALESLVHNLEHGYTILWYDETAAADDATMREIKAIAGKFEGTDNLRFKFIAAPWTSDDENGKKFPSGEHIAFTHWSAGGAGETDTSKQVGVFQYCSEPSGAALKAFMLKYPYLDSPEPNAL, encoded by the coding sequence GTGGCCAAGAAGCCCGCCAAGTCCGACCGCCAGGCGGTCATCGACCAGATCCGCAAGAAGCAGAAGGGCGGCGACCGCCGACGCGGCTTCATGATCGTCGGGGTCTGCGCGGCGATCGCGATCCTGATCGTCGCCGCGGCGGCCTTCAAGCCGATCAAGGACTGGTACGACCAGCGCAAGTTCGAGGGCGTGGCGCTGGAGAAGATCGGCGCGCCCGCCTCGGCCTGCCAGAAGATCACCACCAAGAAGGCCGACGGCAACCAGGACCACGTCCCGACCGGGACGCCCGTCGACTACACGACGGCCCCGCCCGCCTTCGGCGCGCACTGGAACGAGGCGGGCGTCGCCCCGGCCGCGTTCGCCCGCAAGCTCTACACCGACGACCGGCCCGCGCTGGAGTCGCTCGTCCACAACCTCGAGCACGGCTACACGATCCTCTGGTACGACGAGACCGCCGCCGCCGACGACGCGACCATGCGCGAGATCAAGGCGATCGCCGGCAAGTTCGAGGGCACCGACAACCTGCGCTTCAAGTTCATCGCCGCGCCGTGGACCTCCGACGACGAGAACGGCAAGAAGTTCCCCAGCGGCGAGCACATCGCCTTCACGCACTGGTCCGCGGGCGGTGCCGGCGAGACCGACACCTCCAAGCAGGTCGGCGTGTTCCAGTACTGCTCCGAGCCGAGCGGTGCCGCGCTCAAGGCCTTCATGCTGAAGTACCCCTACCTCGACTCCCCGGAGCCGAACGCGCTCTGA
- a CDS encoding coenzyme F420-0:L-glutamate ligase, which yields MSGSRHELRVVAPGGTPEVRPGDDLVALLLPLVALRDGDVVVVTSKVVSKAEGRVRPGTRDDALPGETARVVARRGPTMIVRTHHGLTMAAAGIDASNVESGTVVLLPLDPDASARALRATIRERTGLNVGVVVTDTAGRAWREGQTDIAVGAAGLLVSESFEGRDDAHGNTLAVTAPAVADEIAGAAELAQGKLGGRPFAVVSGRADLVLPPGEDGPGAVALVRAEGADLFGYGAREAVLRALAGSPDDRAPFGAPAADGEVTAAISLVLGVDADPDGDGLAVPLGPEGRAVLAALAFAHGWVLDDNDSAGRLRVRPSTP from the coding sequence ATGAGCGGCTCCCGGCACGAGCTGCGGGTCGTCGCCCCGGGCGGCACCCCCGAGGTCCGGCCCGGCGACGACCTGGTCGCGCTCCTGCTGCCGCTGGTCGCGCTCCGCGACGGCGACGTCGTGGTGGTGACCAGCAAGGTCGTCAGCAAGGCCGAGGGCCGGGTCCGCCCCGGCACCCGCGACGACGCGCTGCCCGGCGAGACCGCACGGGTCGTGGCCCGGCGTGGCCCCACCATGATCGTGCGCACCCACCACGGGCTGACCATGGCGGCCGCCGGCATCGACGCCTCGAACGTCGAGAGCGGCACCGTCGTCCTGCTGCCGCTCGACCCCGATGCCTCGGCGCGGGCGCTGCGCGCCACGATCCGCGAGCGCACCGGCCTCAACGTCGGCGTCGTCGTGACCGACACCGCCGGCCGCGCCTGGCGCGAGGGGCAGACCGACATCGCGGTCGGGGCCGCGGGGCTGCTCGTCTCCGAGTCCTTCGAGGGCCGCGACGACGCCCACGGCAACACCCTCGCGGTCACGGCCCCGGCCGTCGCCGACGAGATCGCCGGTGCGGCCGAGCTGGCCCAGGGCAAGCTCGGGGGCCGGCCGTTCGCCGTCGTCAGCGGCCGCGCCGACCTCGTGCTGCCGCCCGGCGAGGACGGCCCCGGCGCCGTGGCCCTCGTGCGGGCCGAGGGCGCCGACCTGTTCGGGTACGGCGCGCGCGAGGCCGTGCTGCGGGCGCTGGCCGGGTCCCCGGACGACCGCGCTCCCTTCGGCGCCCCGGCCGCCGACGGCGAGGTGACCGCGGCGATCAGCCTGGTGCTGGGCGTCGACGCGGACCCGGACGGCGACGGCCTCGCCGTACCCCTCGGCCCGGAGGGGCGGGCCGTCCTCGCGGCGCTCGCGTTCGCCCACGGCTGGGTGCTCGACGACAACGATTCGGCCGGGCGGCTCCGGGTCCGGCCGTCGACTCCGTAG
- the cofD gene encoding 2-phospho-L-lactate transferase: MRDITVLSGGMGGARFLQGLLHGIATGSLPGVAPDARVTVVANTADDIWVHGLKVCPDLDTVMYTLGDGIDLDRGWGRRDETWSTKDELAAYGVEPTWFGLGDRDVATHLVRTQMLDAGYPLSQVTEALCRRWLTTPDGPVVRLLPMTDDRVETHVAIADPESPSGRRVVHFQEYWIRLRAQVPAETLLFVGLEESSPGPGVIDAITDADLVVLPPSNPVVSLGTILGVPRVREAVAATRAPVVGLSPIVGDTHVRGMAEQMLTAIGVEVSAAAVGLHYGSRASGGVLDGWLVDERDADQVARVTDGGLACRAVPLMMSNHDATAAMAAAAIDLVTG, translated from the coding sequence ATGCGCGACATCACGGTGCTCTCGGGGGGTATGGGCGGCGCCCGCTTCCTCCAGGGCCTCCTCCACGGCATCGCGACCGGCTCCCTGCCCGGGGTCGCCCCCGACGCGCGGGTGACGGTCGTGGCCAACACGGCCGACGACATCTGGGTGCACGGCCTCAAGGTCTGCCCCGACCTCGACACGGTGATGTACACCCTCGGCGACGGCATCGACCTCGACCGCGGCTGGGGCCGGCGCGACGAGACGTGGAGCACCAAGGACGAGCTGGCGGCGTACGGCGTGGAGCCGACGTGGTTCGGTCTCGGCGACCGCGACGTGGCCACCCACCTCGTGCGGACCCAGATGCTGGACGCGGGCTACCCGCTGTCCCAGGTCACCGAGGCGCTGTGCCGGCGCTGGCTCACGACGCCCGACGGCCCCGTCGTCCGGCTGCTGCCGATGACCGACGACCGCGTCGAAACCCACGTGGCGATCGCCGACCCGGAGTCCCCGAGCGGGCGTCGGGTCGTGCACTTCCAGGAGTACTGGATCCGGCTGCGGGCGCAGGTCCCCGCCGAGACGCTGCTCTTCGTCGGGCTGGAGGAGTCCTCCCCCGGCCCCGGCGTCATCGACGCGATCACGGACGCCGACCTCGTCGTGCTGCCGCCGTCCAACCCCGTCGTGTCGCTCGGCACCATCCTCGGCGTCCCCCGCGTCCGCGAGGCGGTCGCCGCCACCCGCGCACCGGTCGTCGGCCTGTCCCCCATCGTGGGCGACACGCACGTGCGCGGCATGGCCGAGCAGATGCTGACCGCCATCGGCGTCGAGGTGAGCGCCGCCGCGGTCGGGCTGCACTACGGCTCGCGGGCCAGCGGCGGCGTCCTCGACGGCTGGCTGGTCGACGAGCGCGACGCCGACCAGGTCGCGCGGGTCACCGACGGCGGGCTCGCCTGCCGGGCCGTGCCGCTGATGATGAGCAACCACGACGCCACCGCCGCGATGGCCGCGGCCGCGATCGACCTCGTCACCGGATGA
- a CDS encoding WhiB family transcriptional regulator — protein sequence MRELFLLDNDAEEAGWQDRALCAQTDPEAFFPEKGGSTREAKKVCLTCEVRDDCLESALMNDERFGIWGGLSERERRKLKKRAV from the coding sequence GTGAGAGAACTATTTCTCCTGGACAATGACGCCGAGGAAGCGGGTTGGCAGGACCGTGCGCTGTGCGCACAGACCGACCCCGAGGCGTTCTTCCCCGAAAAGGGAGGATCCACCAGGGAGGCCAAGAAGGTCTGCCTGACGTGCGAGGTGCGAGACGACTGTCTCGAGTCCGCACTGATGAACGACGAGCGCTTCGGGATCTGGGGCGGGCTGTCGGAGCGTGAGCGCCGCAAGCTGAAGAAGCGCGCGGTCTGA
- a CDS encoding glycosyltransferase: MNSSVAALLVSHDGERWLPAVIEGLRSQTAPIDRVVAVDTGSKDGSADLVEAAFGAVERVSGATTFPAAVALGLERLAADAPEWIWVLHDDANPEPGALEALLAAAAADPDADVLGPKLREWPSLKRLLELGVTISGTGRRETGLERGEYDQGQHDEVRTVLAVNTAGMLVRRSVLEELGGLDPQLPIFGNDLDFGWRAATAGHKTVIVPQAVVFHAEAAHRGVRRTPITGRHTHYQERRAALYTLLVNSQARRLPFQVVRLGFGTVLRVIGFLLVRSVGEALDELAALVSLYSSPREILAARRTRHDRQVVAAGDVRPLLAPAWLPYRHGLDFLGDLVSAATNQAQDVAERRRAVAAERPGGGGPARPVRPSDDDMLEEDTGVLARFLTNPVAVGLALFVVLALVGARAAFGPVTGGALSPLPAGAADWWRLQVESWHPLGQGTGVPAPAYVLPLALLATLLGGSPDLAMGALLVLAVPVGLWGAWRFLRVVGRLVAPAGAPRWLLFWGSATYALVPVTSGAWGDGRFGTVLVAALLPWVAHAALGFADPDADRRWRAAWRTGLLLTLGTAFAPVAWLFAAVLGLVVVAAATAVVRGAMKDRSVWGPPAAALGVVPVLLSPWWIPALTRGAAEALLLDAGRLPLPTLDTLNLLTGRVADTGAPGWLGLVLAVLALLALVPRFTRIPVLVCWIVALVAAVCAAVLGTVTLDLAATTTGAGLSFLAVALQGALVVAAAIGAQGLAASGSGTRVSVRRTVAVVVAAAAVTVPLGGLAWFVVGGQDRLDDSVDSGIPAYMVQSSMLGDAHGILVIRGDVEDGLTYTVRRGDGVTLGEDEILALTGEDTSFTRVVRALVARPTAEVVDELGRQGIEYVVLPSPADGNVAAGLDATAGLVQASAEDRSTRAWQVDRALDPGAVDGPRSWLRIALLVLQGAGIVVVAVLCAPTTNRRADA, translated from the coding sequence GTGAATTCATCGGTCGCCGCGCTGCTCGTCAGCCACGACGGGGAGCGCTGGCTCCCCGCGGTGATCGAGGGACTCCGCTCGCAGACGGCCCCGATCGACCGGGTCGTCGCCGTCGACACCGGCAGCAAGGACGGCAGCGCGGACCTCGTCGAGGCCGCCTTCGGCGCCGTGGAGCGCGTCTCCGGTGCCACCACCTTCCCCGCCGCCGTGGCGCTCGGTCTGGAGCGCCTGGCCGCGGACGCTCCCGAGTGGATCTGGGTCCTGCACGACGACGCGAACCCGGAGCCGGGCGCGCTCGAGGCCCTCCTGGCCGCCGCCGCGGCCGACCCGGACGCCGACGTCCTCGGCCCCAAGCTCCGCGAGTGGCCCTCGCTCAAGCGCCTCCTCGAGCTCGGCGTCACGATCTCCGGCACCGGCCGGCGCGAGACCGGCCTCGAGCGCGGCGAGTACGACCAGGGCCAGCACGACGAGGTCCGCACCGTCCTCGCGGTCAACACCGCGGGCATGCTCGTGCGCCGCTCGGTGCTCGAGGAGCTCGGCGGCCTCGACCCCCAGCTGCCGATCTTCGGCAACGACCTCGACTTCGGCTGGCGTGCCGCGACCGCCGGCCACAAGACCGTGATCGTGCCGCAGGCCGTGGTCTTCCACGCCGAGGCCGCGCACCGGGGAGTACGCCGCACCCCGATCACCGGGCGGCACACGCACTACCAGGAGCGCCGTGCCGCGCTCTACACGCTGCTGGTGAACTCCCAGGCCCGGCGGCTGCCCTTCCAGGTCGTCCGCCTCGGCTTCGGCACCGTCCTGCGGGTGATCGGCTTCCTGTTGGTCCGCTCGGTCGGCGAGGCCCTCGACGAGCTCGCCGCCCTCGTCTCGCTCTACTCCAGCCCGCGCGAGATCCTCGCGGCCCGCCGGACCCGCCACGACCGCCAGGTCGTCGCGGCCGGCGACGTACGCCCCCTCCTGGCGCCGGCGTGGCTGCCCTACCGCCACGGCCTCGACTTCCTCGGCGACCTCGTGTCCGCCGCGACCAACCAGGCCCAGGACGTCGCCGAGCGGCGCCGCGCCGTCGCCGCCGAGCGGCCCGGGGGAGGCGGCCCGGCCCGGCCGGTCCGCCCCAGCGACGACGACATGCTCGAGGAGGACACCGGCGTCCTGGCCCGCTTCCTCACCAACCCGGTCGCGGTCGGGCTGGCGCTCTTCGTGGTGCTCGCGCTGGTCGGCGCCCGGGCGGCGTTCGGCCCGGTCACGGGCGGCGCGCTGTCGCCGCTGCCCGCCGGCGCGGCGGACTGGTGGCGGTTGCAGGTGGAGTCGTGGCACCCACTGGGCCAGGGCACGGGAGTCCCGGCCCCGGCGTACGTCCTGCCGCTGGCGCTGCTGGCGACCCTGCTGGGCGGCAGTCCCGACCTCGCGATGGGCGCGCTGCTCGTCCTCGCCGTGCCCGTCGGGCTCTGGGGCGCCTGGCGCTTCCTGCGCGTCGTCGGCCGCCTCGTGGCCCCCGCCGGTGCGCCGCGCTGGCTGCTGTTCTGGGGGAGCGCGACGTACGCGCTCGTCCCCGTCACCAGCGGCGCCTGGGGCGACGGCCGGTTCGGCACCGTCCTGGTCGCCGCCCTGCTGCCCTGGGTGGCCCACGCGGCGCTCGGCTTCGCCGACCCCGACGCCGACCGCCGCTGGCGGGCCGCCTGGCGCACCGGGCTGCTGCTGACGCTCGGCACGGCCTTCGCGCCGGTCGCCTGGCTCTTCGCCGCCGTGCTCGGGCTGGTCGTCGTGGCGGCCGCCACCGCGGTCGTCCGCGGCGCGATGAAGGACCGCTCGGTCTGGGGGCCGCCCGCCGCTGCCCTCGGGGTCGTGCCCGTGCTGCTCTCGCCCTGGTGGATCCCGGCCCTGACGCGCGGCGCCGCCGAGGCCCTCCTGCTCGACGCCGGCCGGCTCCCGCTCCCGACCCTGGACACCCTCAACCTGCTCACGGGCCGGGTCGCCGACACCGGCGCCCCCGGCTGGCTGGGGCTCGTGCTCGCGGTGCTGGCGCTGCTCGCGCTCGTGCCCCGCTTCACCCGCATCCCGGTGCTGGTGTGCTGGATCGTGGCGCTGGTCGCCGCCGTCTGCGCCGCCGTGCTCGGCACCGTCACGCTGGACCTCGCCGCCACCACGACCGGCGCCGGCCTGTCGTTCCTCGCCGTCGCCCTGCAGGGGGCACTCGTCGTCGCGGCCGCGATCGGCGCCCAGGGCCTGGCCGCCAGCGGCAGCGGCACCCGGGTGTCCGTGCGCCGCACGGTCGCGGTGGTGGTCGCGGCCGCCGCCGTCACCGTCCCGCTCGGCGGGCTCGCGTGGTTCGTGGTCGGGGGCCAGGACCGGCTCGACGACTCGGTCGACTCCGGCATCCCGGCGTACATGGTCCAGAGCTCGATGCTCGGCGACGCCCACGGGATCCTCGTCATCCGTGGCGACGTCGAGGACGGCCTGACCTACACCGTCCGCCGCGGTGACGGCGTGACGCTGGGCGAGGACGAGATCCTGGCCCTGACCGGCGAGGACACCTCGTTCACCCGCGTGGTGCGCGCCCTGGTCGCGCGGCCCACCGCCGAGGTCGTCGACGAGCTGGGCCGGCAGGGCATCGAGTACGTCGTCCTGCCGTCGCCGGCCGACGGCAACGTCGCCGCGGGCCTGGACGCCACGGCCGGCCTGGTGCAGGCCAGCGCCGAGGACCGCTCGACGCGGGCCTGGCAGGTCGACCGCGCCCTCGACCCCGGAGCCGTCGACGGGCCGCGCTCGTGGCTGCGGATCGCGCTGCTCGTGCTGCAGGGCGCCGGCATCGTGGTGGTCGCCGTCCTCTGCGCCCCGACGACGAACCGGAGGGCCGACGCATGA